From a single Anomaloglossus baeobatrachus isolate aAnoBae1 chromosome 8, aAnoBae1.hap1, whole genome shotgun sequence genomic region:
- the CHST13 gene encoding carbohydrate sulfotransferase 13 isoform X1 — protein MRRSKVMVLATCLGSFILIIFYFQSSLSSGEDHFSMASWSGKLRRSPLQALYDSEQFEPSPIQAKHQNRRELLASACKTYTRKRRVLTADDLKHLIVDDTHGLLYCYVPKVACTNWKRVMMVLTGQGKYKDPTLIPANEAHIATNLRTLSEFSTSEINYRLRNYLKFVFVREPFERLISAYRNKFTRTYNTAFHKRYGTKIIERHRRDPSMEALERGDDVTFEEFLYYLVDPQTQREEPFNEHWERVHSLCHPCIVQYDVVGKYETLEEDASYLLQLIGIGDSIKFPSSSKTTRTTDGMAAEFFKGINRFYQRRLFNLYKMDFLLFNYSIPHYLQIH, from the exons GTGAGGATCATTTTTCTATGGCCAGTTGGAGTGGGAAGCTCAGACGAAGCCCCCTGCAAGCGTTGTACGACAGTGAACAG TTTGAACCTTCGCCAATCCAAGCTAAACACCAGAATCGTCGGGAGCTGCTGGCCAGCGCCTGCAAGACCTACACAAGGAAACGCCGTGTCCTCACCGCCGATGACCTCAAACACCTGATTGTGGATGACACGCATGGGCTGCTGTACTGTTATGTGCCTAAGGTGGCATGCACCAACTGGAAAAGGGTTATGATGGTTCTCACTGGCCAGGGCAAGTATAAGGACCCAACACTCATTCCAGCCAACGAGGCTCACATTGCGACCAACCTTCGCACCCTCTCTGAGTTCAGCACCTCCGAGATCAACTATCGGCTCCGTAACTACCTCAAGTTCGTCTTTGTTAGGGAGCCTTTTGAAAGGCTGATTTCTGCCTACAGGAACAAATTTACTCGCACGTACAATACGGCCTTTCATAAACGTTACGGCACCAAGATAATAGAGCGTCATCGCAGAGACCCTTCTATGGAAGCGCTTGAACGTGGAGACGACGTCACATTCGAAGAATTCTTATATTACTTGGTTGACCCGCAAACCCAAAGAGAAGAGCCGTTCAATGAGCACTGGGAGCGGGTCCATTCCTTATGCCACCCCTGTATTGTCCAGTATGATGTAGTGGGCAAATACGAGACTCTAGAAGAAGATGCCAGCTATCTCCTGCAGCTGATAGGAATAGGAGATTCCATTAAGTTCCCATCTTCTTCCAAAACCACAAGGACCACCGATGGGATGGCTGCCGAGTTCTTCAAGGGCATCAACCGCTTCTACCAACGGCGTCTCTTCAATCTTTACAAGATGGACTTTTTGCTCTTTAATTACAGTATTCCACATTACTTGCAAATACattga
- the CHST13 gene encoding carbohydrate sulfotransferase 13 isoform X2 translates to MASWSGKLRRSPLQALYDSEQFEPSPIQAKHQNRRELLASACKTYTRKRRVLTADDLKHLIVDDTHGLLYCYVPKVACTNWKRVMMVLTGQGKYKDPTLIPANEAHIATNLRTLSEFSTSEINYRLRNYLKFVFVREPFERLISAYRNKFTRTYNTAFHKRYGTKIIERHRRDPSMEALERGDDVTFEEFLYYLVDPQTQREEPFNEHWERVHSLCHPCIVQYDVVGKYETLEEDASYLLQLIGIGDSIKFPSSSKTTRTTDGMAAEFFKGINRFYQRRLFNLYKMDFLLFNYSIPHYLQIH, encoded by the exons ATGGCCAGTTGGAGTGGGAAGCTCAGACGAAGCCCCCTGCAAGCGTTGTACGACAGTGAACAG TTTGAACCTTCGCCAATCCAAGCTAAACACCAGAATCGTCGGGAGCTGCTGGCCAGCGCCTGCAAGACCTACACAAGGAAACGCCGTGTCCTCACCGCCGATGACCTCAAACACCTGATTGTGGATGACACGCATGGGCTGCTGTACTGTTATGTGCCTAAGGTGGCATGCACCAACTGGAAAAGGGTTATGATGGTTCTCACTGGCCAGGGCAAGTATAAGGACCCAACACTCATTCCAGCCAACGAGGCTCACATTGCGACCAACCTTCGCACCCTCTCTGAGTTCAGCACCTCCGAGATCAACTATCGGCTCCGTAACTACCTCAAGTTCGTCTTTGTTAGGGAGCCTTTTGAAAGGCTGATTTCTGCCTACAGGAACAAATTTACTCGCACGTACAATACGGCCTTTCATAAACGTTACGGCACCAAGATAATAGAGCGTCATCGCAGAGACCCTTCTATGGAAGCGCTTGAACGTGGAGACGACGTCACATTCGAAGAATTCTTATATTACTTGGTTGACCCGCAAACCCAAAGAGAAGAGCCGTTCAATGAGCACTGGGAGCGGGTCCATTCCTTATGCCACCCCTGTATTGTCCAGTATGATGTAGTGGGCAAATACGAGACTCTAGAAGAAGATGCCAGCTATCTCCTGCAGCTGATAGGAATAGGAGATTCCATTAAGTTCCCATCTTCTTCCAAAACCACAAGGACCACCGATGGGATGGCTGCCGAGTTCTTCAAGGGCATCAACCGCTTCTACCAACGGCGTCTCTTCAATCTTTACAAGATGGACTTTTTGCTCTTTAATTACAGTATTCCACATTACTTGCAAATACattga